CTGCGCAACGGTCGCGGTGTCCGGATCGGCGCCTTGGTCAACGATTTCGGCGCGGTCAACATCGACGCCATGCTGGTGGCCGGTCAGGTCGACGCGATGGCCTCGTTGTCCAACGGGTGCATCTGCTGTGCGGTCGACGACGACGAGGTCGGTGAGATGCTGGGCAAGCTCGCGGCCGTCAAACCCCGGCTGGATCTGATCGTGGTGGAGGCCAGCGGCGTGGCCGAACCCGCCGCCGTGGCCCGCACAATCATCACCGCCGACGATGCCCGCTTCCACTACGCCGGTCTGGTCCTGGTGCTCGACGGCTTGCAGCCCGAGCTAAGTCATGGGGTGCCGGTCGCCGATCTGGTGGTGCTCAACAAGGCGTCCTCGTGCACCGACATCGACGGCCTGATGACACGGATCCGTGAGCTCAATCCGCGGGTTCCGGTGCTGCCCACCGACTTTGCCCGCATCGACCCAAAGCTGCTGATCGACCCGCCGGAGCGGGCGCCGCAGGCCCAGCTGTCCTTCGACGAACTGCTGCGCGAGCAGCATGATCACGACCATCCCGAGTATCAGAGTGTCGAGTTCCGCACCGACACCGCGGTGAACCCGCGATTGTTCATGGAGTTTCTGCGGGATCGCCCCGAAGGGCTGTACCGCGCGAAGGGTTTCGTCGACTTCGGCGCGCAGCGGTTCCTGCTGCAGCTTGTCGGCAGCTCGCTGCGCTTCGAGAAACGGCGCGCTGGTGGTACCGAGTTGGTGCTGATCGGCACCGGGATGGACACGTCGGCCATGCTGGCCGGGCTGGCGCGCTGCGCCGGTGAGCCGGCAGATGAGAACGCGATGCTCGGGGTGCTCAAGTACGTGGTGTAGCCCCCGGCCGCTGTTCCCCGGCCCGGTATCCTGACCGCTCACTCGAGTTCAAGGAGCTGCATTGTTCAAGGTCAACGAGTACTTCGGTGGCGACGTCGCCTCGATCGGCTTCACCACGCCGGAGGGAACTGCGACCGTGGGCGTCATGGCTGTCGGTGAGTACGAGTTCGGCACCTCGCAGCTCGAGATCATGCGGGTGGTCTCCGGTGCGCTGACGGTCAAGCTGCCCGGTCGCGAGGAGTGGGAAACGTTCGCGGCCGGAGCACAATTCACCGTGCCCGCCGACAGCAAGTTCCAGGTGCGCGTCGAAACCGAGACGGCCTACCTGTGCGAGTACCGCTGACGCGCGGCGCCTACGTGTGCAAACCACCCGATCGGGGTATGTAGGCACGCATGCGACCGATCACCCTGGCCAAGACGGCCACTGCGGCATTGACCACTGCACTCGTCGGCGGCATGGCCAGCCGGCCCGCACAATCCGCGTGGTACGAGTCGCTGCGCAAGCCGTCCTTTCAGCCTCCGCGCCAAGCCTTTCCGATCGTCTGGCCGATCCTGTACGCGGGCATCGCGGTCGTATCGGCTCGCACGATCGACCGGCTGCGTGCCGAGGGCAAGGACGACGAAACCCGGGTCTACACGGTGGCGCTGGCCGGGAACCTGGCCGTCAACGCCGCGTGGTCATGGGTGTTCTTCTCCCGGCGTCAGCTCGGCGCCGCGGCCGTCACGGCCGCCGCGCTGACCGCCAGCAGTGCCGATCTGACCCGTCGCGCGGTACAGGCCCAGGGCGCTCCCGGCGCGGTGCTCACGCCCTACCCGCTGTGGTGTGCCTTTGCGACGGCGTTGTCGACCCGGATCTGGATGCTCAACCGCAAATGAGCGCGATCAGCTGAACGGCTTGCGCTGATCCAGCCGGCGCGAGGCCAGCCCGGCCGTCCGCCATACCCGGGCCACCCAGTCGTGGTCTTCCTCGGTGACCAGGTTGCCCATCACCCGCACCGCGATGTTCATCAGGAACGACGAGCGGATCGCCACCGGGCCGGAGGCCGGCAGGAACCGGGGCAGCGTGAGCAGCAGGGCCAGTCGCCGGGCGATCGAGAACCCCTGCGCGTAGTGGTCCTGCAGCAGGGCCGGCCACACGTGTGAATAGTCGCCGGATCCCAGCAGTTCGGCGGCCAGCCGTCCGGTTTCCAGCCCGTAGTCGATGCCCTCGCCGTTGAGCGGGTTGACGCAGGCTGCCGCGTCGCCGACCAGCATCCAGTTCGGCCCGGCCACCCCGGATACCGCGCCGCCCATCGGCAGCAACGCCGACAGCGCGGCCCGCGGCTCCCCGGAAAATCCCCATTCCTCGCGGCGCAGCTGGGTGTAGTACGACAGCAGCGGCCGCAGGGCGGCGTGAGCGGGTCGTTTGGCCGTCGCGAGCGCGCCCACACCGATGTTCACCTCACCGTTGCCCAGCGGGAAGATCCAGCCGTAGCCGGGCAGCACCTGGCCTTCGGGGGATCGCAGCTCCAGATGCGAGGTGATCCACGGCTCGTCGGCGCGCGGCGTCGCGAGGTAACCGCGGATGGCGGTGCCGTACACGGTTTCCTTGTGCCAGGTGCGGCCCAGCACGCGGCCCAAGGTGGAGCGGGCCCCGTCGGCCACGATCAGATGTGAGCAGCCGATCGTGGCGCCGTCGTCGAGCTGGATGGACTTCACCCGTCCGTGTGAGTCGTAGTCGACCCCAACGGCTTTGACACCCAATCGCATCTTGGCGCCGTCGTCGGCGGCGACCGAGCGGATCCGGTCGTCGAGTTCGGTGCGCGGCACCGCGCTTCCGGTGGACGGGAACGACGGTCCGGGCCACCGCACTTCGACATCGGCGCCGAATCCCGACATCCGCAGGCCGTGGTGCCGGATGCGGGTGTCGAGCCACGGCCCCATGCCGAGCCGTTCCAGCTCGGCAACCGCCCGCGGCGTCAGTCCGTCGCCGCAGGACTTGTCCCGCGGGAACTGGGCCGCGTCGACGACCTGTACGTCGCGACCGGCTCGAGCCGCCCATGCGGCGGCCGCCGACCCGGCCGGTCCGGCGCCGACAACGACCACGTCTGCCTTGGTGTCCATTGCTCCCAGTATGTTGGACGAATGAGGACACCAGCGACTGTGGTGGCAGGCGTTGATTTCGGGGACGCGGCGTTCGCCGCCGATGTCCGGGACAGCGTCGCCAGGATCGAACAACTGATGTCTGATGAGCTGGGCAAAGCCGACGAGCTCATGGCCGAGGCCGTCCAGCACCTGTTCCAGGCCGGCGGAAAACGGTTCCGCCCACTGTTCACCGTGCTCTCGGCGTCACTGGGCCCCCGGCCGGACGATCCAGAGGTCGCGATCGCCGGTGCGGTGATCGAGCTGGTGCACCTGGCCACGCTCTATCACGACGACGTGATGGACGAGGCCCAGATGCGGCGCGGGGCGCCCAGCGCCAATGCCCGCTGGGGCAACAACATCGCCATCCTGGCCGGCGACTACCTGTTCGCCACGGCCTCGCGGCTGGTTTCGCTGCTCGGGCCCGACGCGGTGCGTGTGATTGCTGACACATTCGCCCAGCTGGTGACCGGTCAGATGCGCGAGACCCGCGGCGCGGCCGAGCATGTCGATTCCGTCGACCACTACCTCAAGGTGGTCTACGAGAAGACCGCGTGCCTGATCGCCGCCTCGGGCCGATTCGGCGCGACCTTCTCGGGTGCCGACGCCGACCAGATCGACCGGCTGCACCGGCTCGGCGGCATCGTGGGCACCGCCTTTCAGATCTCCGACGACATCATCGACATCGACAGCGATCCCGATGAATCGGGCAAGGTTCCGGGCACTGACCTGCGGGAGGGCGTGCACACCCTGCCGGTGCTCTACGCGCTGCGCGAGTCGGGCCCGGATTCCGACCGGCTGCGGGAGTTGCTGGCCGGTCCGGTCGAGCGCGACGAGGACGTGGCCGAGGCGCTGACGCTGCTGCGCCGGTCGGCCGGCATGGCGCGGGCCAAGGAAACGGTGGCCGAGTATGCGGCGCAGGCCCGCGACGAGTTGGCGGGCCTCCCGGCCGGGCCGGGGCGCGACGCACTGGCCACTCTTGTGGACTACACGGTGAACCGTCACGGCTGATTTGAGGAACCACGGGCGGTAACTGAGCGTTTAATCAGCGATGGTTGCCGAGTAGTTGCCTAGGAGGAAACTGCGATGACGTGGAACCCGCACGCGAACCGAATCAAGACATTCCTGTTGCTGGTCGGTTTTTCGGCGTTGATCGTGTTCGTCGGTTCGTTGTTCGGCCGCAACGTGATGTACCTGGCGGTGCTGTTCGCCGTCGGCATGAACGTCTACGTGTACTTCAACAGCGACAAGATGGCGCTGCGCGCGATGCACGCCCAGCCGATCACCGAGGTGCAGGCGCCCGAGATCTACCGGATCGTGCGGGAGTTGGCCACCACGGCGCATCAGCCGATGCCGCGCCTGTACATCTCCGACACCGCGAACCCGAACGCGTTCGCCACCGGACGCAACCCCCGCAACGCCGCGGTGTGCTGCACCACCGGCATTCTGCAGATCCTCAACGAGCGTGAGCTGCGTGCGGTTCTCGGCCACGAGCTCTCCCACGTCTACAACCGCGACATCCTGATCTCGTGTGTTGCCGGCGCGATGGCGTCGGTGATCACTGCTCTGGCCAACATGGCGATGTTCGCGGGGATGTTCGGCGGTAACCGCGAGGGTACGAATCCGATTGCCATGCTGCTGGTTTCGCTGCTGGGCCCGATCGCGGCCACCGTGGTCCGGCTGGCGGTGTCCCGCCAGCGGGAGTACCAGGCCGACCAGTCCGGTGCCGAATTGACCGGTGACCCACTGGCATTGGCCTCGGCGCTGCGCAAGATCTCCGGCGGTGTCGAGGCGGCGCCGCTGCCCCCGCAGCCGCAGTTGGCCGATCAGGCGCATCTGATGATCGCCAGCCCGTTCCGGGCCGGCGAGCGCATCGGCAAGCTGTTCTCGACGCATCCGCCGATCGACGACCGCATCCGCCGCCTGGAGGACATGGCCGGCCGCGGCCCCGGCCACTACTGATCTCTCGGCACCTGATCTCTCTGCACCGCGAGCGTGCGTGTCTGCTGCTGGACACGCCGCTCGCGGTTCTTTTTGTCTGCACTTTGCGCACGCTCGCGCGGCGCCAGTGTGCACCCCGGGACAAACGCAGGCGGGTGTGCGGGTGAATCCGCCAGCCTCGTCAGGGATCTGCGCGTTGCTGGAACGTCCCGTTCGGCCGGGGCCCGAGCACTGACAAGACACCGCGAGCGTGCGTGAACTGTTGCCCAAATCCGGTGTGTCGGGCAGCAGACACGCACGCTCGCGGTGCTGGGGTGCGGGGTGCTGGGGTGCGCGGTGCCGAGGGGAGGGTCAGGCGGCGTCGGCCAAGGTCTCGACGTGCGTGGGCGTCACCCGCAACACGGCCGCACTGGCGATGTCGTAGAAGAGGCCGATGACGTTGACCCGGCGCGCCAATGGATGGGCCTGCAGGGTCTGCACCTGTACTGCGATGTTGACCATCGACAGCTGATCGACCACGCCGAAGCCGGCCTCGGCCGCCGACAGGGCCACCGGGTGGCGGCCTTCGTCGAACGCCGAGAGGGACGGATTGCCGTGGGCCAGCCAGGATTCCAGGTGCTTGTCACCCGGATCGGTCTTGCCCAGCATCGCGGTCATCGCACCGCAGCTGGAGTGCCCGCACACCACGATCGAGGAGACGTCGAGCTTGTCGACCGCGAACGCGATGGCCGCCTCGATCGAGGCGTCGGCCTGGCCTGCGGGGACCATGTTGCCGACGTTGCGCACCGTGAACAGGTCACCCGGGCCGCTGCTGGTGATGACGTTGGGCACCACCCGCGAATCGGCGCAGGTGAGGAACAGCGTCTCAGGGCGCTGCGCATGTGCCAGTTCCTGCAGGTGCGGGCGCAGCACCGGGGCGGTGCGACGGTGGTAGGCGGCCAGGCCGTGCAGGACGGACGCCGACTCCTCACGCTGCCAGGAACTCCACGGCACCACACCGGAACGCTTGTCGAACGGGGTGAACCCACGCATCGGCGGACCGGTGACGGCGCTGCCCATCTCGACCGCACCGACATCGTGGATGTCGACGGTGCCGCCGGTGGCCACGTGCTGGCGCTGCCACTCTTCGATCGTCTCGTGGGCGGCGTGGTCGATGAAGTCGACCGACAGCTCGACGGTCACCGACGTGCCCGCGGGCACCCGCGCCAGCGCGCTGGTCAGGGTGGGCAGGGACAGGAAGGTGCAGGAACCTTCGATGGCGACGCGCCAGGTGTCCTCACCGGTGGGCTCGGCGACGATGTTGGTGCGCACCACCCGCCAGACGGTCAGCGCGACCGCCAGGGCCAGGCCGATCAGCACGCCTTCGAGCAGGTTGAGGAACACCACTCCGGCGACGGTCACCGCGTAGACCGCGAGATCGCCGGTGCGCCTGGCGGTTTCGATGTGGGCGCGCTTGACCAGCTGGCAGCCGATGACGATCAGCAGGCCGGCCAGGGCGGCGGTGGGGATCATCTGGGCCAGACCGGCGAACGGCACGGCGAAAATCAGGATCCACACGCCGTGCAGGATGGCGGACGCCCGGGTGCGGGCCCCGGCGGCGACGTTGGTGGAGCTGCGCACGATGACGCCGGTGACGGGCAGGCCGCCGATCGCACCGGAGATCATGTTGGCCGTGCCCTGCCCGATCATCTCGCGGTCGAAGTTGGTCCGCGGGCCGGTGTGCATGCGGTCCACCGACACCGCCGAGAGCAGGCTCTCGACGCTGGCGATCAGGGCGACGGTCAGCACGCCTGCGGCGAACGCGCCCCAATTGCCCTCGGGGAGGCTGGGCAGCGCCAGGGCGTCGAGCAGGGAGCCGTTGATCTGGATGCGGGTGACGTCACTGAACGGTGCCAGCAACGACAGTGCGGTGACGCCGACGATGGCCACCAGGGGCCCGGGGACCTTTTTGACGGCCGCGGGTACCCAGCGCCAGCCGACCAGGATGGCGATCACGAGCCCGCCCAGGATGACCCCGTGGCCGTGCGCGTTGATCAGCTGGCCAGGTAGTTCGGTGACGTTGGCCCAGGCTGAGCTGTTGGAGCTGCCACCGAGCAGCACGTGGACCTGCTGCAGCGCGATGGTGATGCCGATGCCGGCCAGCATCGCGTGCACGACGACCGGGGAGATGGCCAGTGCGGCGCGCGCCACCCGGCTCAGGCCGAACAGCACCTGCAGCACACCCGCGCACACGGTGATGGCACAGGTGACCGCCCAGCCGAATTGCGAGATCAAGCTGGCGACGATCACGGTCAGCCCGGCCGCGGGGCCGCTGACCTGAAGCGGCGATCCGCCCAGGGCACCGGCGACGATGCCGCCGACGATGGCGGCGATGATGCCGGCCAGCACCGGCGCGCCCGAGGCCACGGCGATGCCCAGCGACAAAGGCAGGGCGACCAGGAAGACCACCAGCGAGGCCGGAAGGTCGTAACGCAGAACGGCTCTGGCCCGCTCTGCGAGTTGGGTGGTTTGCTGCATTGCTCGCCTCCGTCTGGAGTTGGTGATGCGCGGGCACGCCTCGTTGCTGCCCGCGCAAAGTTATTGACGTCGTTGTCGGTAAACAACTTCGAAAGGTGTTGGAGCACAGTGCGACACAAGTCGACTTATGGCTCGTGCGTAACTCGGCAACACCCAATTGCTGTGGGCGAGAGTATTTATCGCTGTGAGTAGGCGCAAGGAAGTTTGGGCCATGCATAGAGAACCCAAATGTTTCGCAGAAGTATCAGAAGGCGAATTTGGCTGGTATGCAGGGCAAATCGATCAGGCAAACATATGGCCGGCACCGAGTGTTCACCTAACCGTGTCGAAAACATATGTATTGCAACAATTCTGGGCCGGATCACCATGAGATGTGAAGGTGATGTAGGTCATACAGGCCAGGGGCGGGACAGCATTCCCTTAGAACTCCATATGAACTCCGTGACAACGGTGTGTGTACTGCTCACAATGGAAATATGACCACCATGTCGGTTTCTCCTCGTGCTCAGCAACCGCGGCAGGCCATCCTCGGACAGTTGCCGAAGATCCACCGTGCCGATGGATCGGCCATTCGGGTGTTGCTGGTCGACGATGAACCGGCGCTGACCAACCTCGTGAAGATGGCACTGCACTATGAGGGCTGGGAGGTCGATGTGGCCCACAACGGCCATGACGCGGTCGCCAAGTTCGACGAGATCGAGCCCGACGTCGTGGTGCTCGACATCATGCTGCCCGACATCGATGGCCTGCAGATTCTGCAGCGCGTGCGCGAGGCCGACGGCTACACGCCGACGCTGTTTCTGACGGCCAGGGACTCGGTGCTGGACCGGGTCTCCGGGTTGACTGCCGGCGCCGACGACTACATGACCAAGCCGTTCAGCCTCGAGGAGTTGGTGGCCCGGCTGCGCGGATTGCTGCGCCGGTCCAGTCACACCACGCCACCGTCCGACGAGACGCTCAAAGTCGGGGACATGGTGCTCGACGGTGCCAGCCGCGAGGTCACCCGCGGCGGGGAGCCGATCAATCTCACGGTGACCGAGTTCGAGCTGCTGCGCTACCTGATGCGTAACCCGCGCCGGGCCCTGAGCCGGGCCGAGATCCTCGACCGGGTGTGGAACTACGGGTTCGGCGGGAAGTCCAGCATCGTCGACCTGTACATCTCCTACCTGCGCAAGAAGGTCGACACGGACCGCGAGCCGATGATCCACACCGTGCGCGGTGTGGGTTACATGCTGCGGCCCGCGCCGTGACCCGCTGATGCCGCCGAGAACCAAATGGTGGTGGCCCCGCTCGCTGCGCCGCCAGTTGGTGCTGGGCGTCAGCGCGATCGTCACGGTAGCCCTGGCCGCGGTCGGGGCGCTGTCGGTGTACAGCCTGCACACCTACGTGTCGACGATGAGCGATACCGAGGTGTCGCGGTCGCTGGCGGCCTTCAGCCACTCCTTCGAGAAGTGGCGCGAGGCCCAGGCCGGCCATGAGCTCACCGAGGACGCCGAGGCGCTGACCGCGTTCGTCGGTCAGGCGCCCGGCAACCTGATCGCGGTCCTGCACGACGGCGAGGTGATCCAGTCGGCGGTGTTCTCCGACGGCGAGCCGCGCACGGCGCCGGTCGCGGTGACCCGCGCGCTCGACCAGTACAGCTGGACCGAGGACCATCCGCGCACGGTGAAGCTGCCGGTGCTGGGCTCGTACCGGCTGGCCAGCCAGCCCGCGGGCAACGGCGATGTGCTGGTGTCCGGGGTGTCGCTGGACAGCGCGAACCTGGTGATCGCCCGCAAGACGGTGACCGTGGCGGTGATGATCGTCGTCGCATTGATCGCCACCGCGTTGAGCACGGTCGCCGTGGTGGGCATTGCCCTGCGTCCGTTGCGCCGGGTGGCGGCGACGGCCGCCAAGGTCGCGACGTTGCGGTTGGACGGTGACGATCATCGGATCACCGCGCGGGTGCGGGACAAGGACACCGATCCGGACAACGAGGTCGGCATCGTGGGGGAGACGCTCAACCAGCTGCTGGCCAACGTCGACAGTGCGCTGGCCGAACTGGCCGCGTCGGATCGGCGCACCCGGCAGTTCCTCACCGACGCCAGTCATGAGCTGCGTACCCCGCTGGCCGCGATCCAGGGTTACGCCGAGCTGACCCGGCAGGACAGTGCGAATCTGCCGCCGACCACCGAATACGCACTGGCCCGCATCGAGGCCGAGGCGCGGCGGATGACCGGGCTGGTCAGTGACCTGCTGTTGCTGTCCCGGTTGAGTGAGGGCCAGGACCTGGAGACCGACGACATCGACCTGAGCGATCTGGTGGTCGACGCGGTCAACGATGTGGCGGTGGGTGCTCCGGAACATCACTGGGTGGCCGAGCTTCCCGATGATCCACTGTGGGTCCGGGGGGATCTGGCCCGGCTGCACCAGGTTGTCAGCAATTTGTTGACGAATGCCCGGGTGCATACACCGCCCGGTGTGACGGTCACCATTGCATTGACCCAAGGTGATGAATTCGCGGAATTGACGGTGACCGATGACGGCCCGGGAATCGATGCGGAATTGTTGCCGAATCTTTTTGGCAGATTTGTCAGGGCCGATAAATCGCGGTCGCGGGAATTGGGCAGCACCGGGTTGGGCCTGGCTATCGTGGCGTCGATCATCGAGGCCCACAAGGGCACGGTGGCGGTCGCCTCGAAGCCTGGTGAAACGGTGTTTACCGTGCGTATCCCGCTGGCAGGCGAGTCCGCGCAGGACGCTACCGCCGGGCACCCCAAAAATATGAGTTCCGCCTGAATATTCAAGGCCCGGTAGTTCATATTCGCCGATTCGTATGCGTTCAATATGAGTTGTTGGACCTGGCCGAATTCCCTGCATAGGCTGAAACTAATTCAGCAAGAAAGGCAGGTAGTTCAATGAGGAACACCGCGAAAAATGTAATTGCCGCCACCATCGGGACCGGCCTGGCTGTGGGAGCGCTGGCGCTGGCCGGCCCGGCCGCCGCGGCACCGAGCGGCACGGGATCGGCTCAGCAGACCATCAAGCAGTTGCAGGACGAGGGTTACCGCGTCATCCAGACTCGCGTCGGCACCGGCTCGATCGACAACTGCAGCGTCAAGGCGGTGCGCCCCGGCCGCGACATCACCGAACTCAAGGCCGCGCCGCGCGGCAACACCGAGGAGCGGGTCCGCTACACCACGGTGTACGTCGACCTCGCCTGCGGTTAGCCCGATCCCCGGAGCGGTGGACCCCACTACCGCCCCGGGTTAGGGTGACGGCGTGCTGAGCAGAGTGGTGATTGGCCTGGTGAGCGCCGCGGGGGCGGCAGTGATGATCGTGCCGCCGGTGGCGTCCGCGGAGCCCGAGCCGGCGCCGGCCCTGCCCAACGTCAACGCGTATCCGCCGGTCAAGACCTCGGAATACGCCGTGATGGACAACAACTGGTACGCCTTCGCCATCCCCGAGGGCATCACCTGTGTCCTGCAGCGCAGCGGCAGCTACGGCTGCAGCGGGCCGATCCCGGCCGCTCCCAATGGGGCCAATCTGGTCAGCGGCGGACCCGGGGTTCCCGGGTTCGCCAGTTCGCCTGCCCCGGTGTTCGGTGTCGTCGAGAATCCCAAGCCGTTGCCGGCGAACTCGCGGATCAGCTATCAGACGATCAGCTGCGGCACCGACGGTGTTTCGACGTCCTGCATCGACGGGCGCAACCAGGCCGGGTTCGTGATCAGCCCGGCGGGCAGCTTCGTCATCGGTGAGCAGGAGTCGGACTTCAAGCCGACCTTCAAGATCGGCTGACGTCAGCCGATCCCTTCGAGCGTCTCCACCTCGCTGGTGCCGATGCCCGCGATCACCGCTGGTGCGCGACGGCTCAGGACCCAGTACCAGACCAGCGCGGCGGCAACCGTCAGCAGGAACAGCCACGGGATCACGTTGAGCGGGTAGGCGGGGACCGGATACACGTTGGCGTAGAACACATATGCCATCGAGGCCACCGCGATCACGGCTGCCGGCCAGACCAGCGGAACCCGGGCGTTGATACCGCGCAGGAACACCACGGAGGCGATCGCTGCGGCTGCGTAGGCAACCATGTATCCGTACGTGCCGTAGGTATCCACCCATGTGACGACGTCCATCGCGTCGACGCCGAGCAGGTACAGCACCACGGGCACCGCGATCACCAGCGGGCTGACCGAGATCAGTGCGCGGTGCGGGGTCAGGTGTGTCGGGTGGGTCCGCCCGATCGCCGACGGGACCACACCCTCTTTGCCCATGACGTAGAGGATGCGCCCGATCACGTTCATCGGGGCGACGACAACGGCGAAGAACGAGGCCGCGATCCCGAAGTTCAGGATGGGGTTGAACCACGTCGGCATGCCGACCATGGTGGCGATGTCGTCGAGCGGCTGCGCGGATTCACCGAGTTGCGGTCCGAGAGCGGCGACTTGGGTGTAGGCGGCGAAGATGTAGAGCACGCCGACGCCTGCCGCGCTCCACATGATCGCGCGGGGCACCGCCCGGTAGGGATTCTTGGCCTCGCGGGCCAACGCGTCGGCACTGGAGAACCCGACGAACCCCAGGATGGCCAGCACC
This genomic window from Mycolicibacterium neworleansense contains:
- a CDS encoding APC family permease, encoding MSEDIQTGRDLATGDAGLRRGVMGGGELAAQAIANIAPSAVIAFTAAAIYTTAASGTWVSFALATVVILSVGYCISQFAKRRSSAGSLYSYAATALGPFGAYLTGISLLIGCFGIAAGSLSGSVAYSATLLNQLGIPVHGVGAQIVLAIALGSLATLFTIRGIRLSARVSLVLELISVSIIILLLVITLVHLGSDAFDADQFELSAATPSGIVVGMVLAILGFVGFSSADALAREAKNPYRAVPRAIMWSAAGVGVLYIFAAYTQVAALGPQLGESAQPLDDIATMVGMPTWFNPILNFGIAASFFAVVVAPMNVIGRILYVMGKEGVVPSAIGRTHPTHLTPHRALISVSPLVIAVPVVLYLLGVDAMDVVTWVDTYGTYGYMVAYAAAAIASVVFLRGINARVPLVWPAAVIAVASMAYVFYANVYPVPAYPLNVIPWLFLLTVAAALVWYWVLSRRAPAVIAGIGTSEVETLEGIG